In Nicotiana tabacum cultivar K326 chromosome 19, ASM71507v2, whole genome shotgun sequence, one DNA window encodes the following:
- the LOC142173707 gene encoding F-box protein At5g03970-like, with amino-acid sequence MSSPSFEDMMNPERGGSRCRSRRWRPQPNLIGFFYQTRDTYERSKIRFFFLSEEEESSLVIDGSLDESVNFLSKKRVCIVASSNDFLLCNDLTRVYYVYNPATRQRLALPKPRMKTNDPTVGFICKVDDSDKDVISFTVVRHWDFLSSVTVECFSSETNVWTVNNLNVDARPLRQWNYKTMKSPSAGVIDGVFCWLDYGQQITAYDRVHKRFWGLELPRDEDMVFGDHCFLGFSGGAFYYALNVGTTITVWRLESNIRSRDLQNMEIHPAIPHVFYLIVRGISVSTHGSGLVQRIS; translated from the exons ATGTCTAGTCCTTCATTTGAGGATATGATGAATCCTGAAAGGGGAGGGTCACG TTGCCGTTCTCGAAGATGGAGGCCTCAACCAAATCTAATTGGTTTCTTTTATCAGACTCGGGATACCTATGAACGTTCGAAAATTCGTTTCTTCTTCTTGTCCGAGGAAGAAGAATCATCACTAGTGATTGATGGTAGTTTGGATGAGTCAGTCAATTTTCTTAGCAAGAAGAGAGTGTGTATTGTCGCATCATCCAATGATTTTCTTCTTTGCAATGACCTTACAAGGGTTTATTATGTTTATAATCCTGCCACGAGGCAGCGTTTGGCTCTCCCTAAACCTCGAATGAAGACGAATGATCCAACTGTTGGATTTATTTGTAAGGTAGATGACTCTGATAAAGATGTCATCTCCTTTACTGTAGTTCGCCATTGGGATTTTCTGTCCTCTGTAACGGTTGAATGTTTCTCTTCTGAGACTAATGTGTGGACTGTCAATAACCTAAATGTTGATGCAAGACCTCTTAGACAATGGAATTATAAGACTATGAAATCCCCATCAGCTGGTGTCATCGATGGAGTATTCTGTTGGCTTGATTACGGACAACAGATCACTGCTTATGATAGAGTCCACAAGCGTTTCTGGGGTTTGGAATTGCCTCGAGATGAAGATATGGTGTTCGGAGACCATTGTTTTCTTGGATTTTCAGGTGGGGCTTTCTATTATGCATTGAATGTTGGGACAACCATAACTGTATGGCGCCTTGAGAGCAATATTCGTAGTCGAGATCTGCAGAACATGGAGATTCATCCTGCTATTCCCCACGTCTTTTATTTGATTGTAAGAG GAATATCTGTCTCCACGCATGGTTCTGGGCTAGTCCAAAGAATTAGTTAA
- the LOC107818913 gene encoding scarecrow-like protein 30, with product MEAIFQEQLFPGADAFIFRHPSSREDVVVQNGSTIFNRPSFEDYPYVLSNVREGDSSPKEEGEGERDYSDAMYKYISQMLMEEEDLEYKPCMFRDCMALQAAEKYFSDVLHGSENITISPQFSAIIPQDKVSSSCPDLSNTSSYSIESPQSGLNFESPVSVKSLPDVSNGLNHGSSGLREKKNHHRQDDDHQRSNKQLATFAADESEPLEMYDNVLLLCPNNPCGPPNEVKKPTKVGRSRSGGKKHSSSKKEIVDLRGLLTQCAQAMSSYDTRTANELLLRIRQHSSSHGDETERLAHYLANALEARLSGTGTASYTVFASSRISAAHILKAYKAFITACPFKLISNIFANKYIKKLITGGAPRTIHIIDFGILYGFQWPCLIQSLSALRHGEPIKLRITGVELPQPGFRPAERVEDTGRRLKKYCDRFNVPFEFIAIAKKWESITLEELQIDRNDVLVVNSLYRLGNIPDETVVPTSPRDVVLDLIRRIRPDMFIHGVVNGTYNTPFFLTRFREALFHFSTLFDMFEATLPREDEDRKLFEEEVFARDAMNVIACEGTERVERPETYKQWQLRCARAGFRQLPLDQEIVNFVSNKVRREYHKDFSVDEDSQWMLQGWKGRVVYALSCWKPAQQS from the coding sequence ATGGAAGCCATATTCCAAGAACAACTTTTTCCTGGTGCAGATGCTTTCATTTTTAGGCACCCTTCTTCAAGAGAAGATGTTGTTGTACAAAATGGTAGTACAATATTCAATCGTCCTAGTTTTGAAGATTACCCTTATGTCCTTTCAAATGTCCGAGAAGGAGATTCTTCTCCTAAAGAGGAAGGGGAAGGAGAAAGGGACTATTCTGATGCAATGTACAAATACATAAGCCAGATGCTAATGGAAGAGGAAGATTTGGAGTATAAGCCCTGTATGTTCCGTGACTGTATGGCTCTCCAAGCTGCTGAGAAATACTTCTCTGATGTCCTTCACGGATCCGAAAACATTACTATTTCCCCCCAGTTTTCCGCCATTATTCCACAGGATAAGGTTTCCTCCTCTTGTCCTGATCTCAGCAACACTTCATCTTATTCTATTGAGTCTCCTCAATCGGGTCTGAATTTTGAATCCCCTGTTTCAGTGAAGAGTTTGCCTGATGTCTCTAATGGACTAAATCATGGCTCTAGTGgtttgagggaaaagaaaaatcacCATCGACAAGATGATGACCACCAGAGGAGTAACAAACAGTTGGCCACATTTGCTGCTGATGAATCTGAACCATTGGAAATGTATGACAATGTGTTGTTGCTTTGTCCAAATAATCCATGTGGTCCGCCTAATGAAGttaaaaaaccaaccaaagttggaAGGTCGAGATCAGGTGGTAAGAAGCATAGCAGCAGCAAGAAGGAAATTGTGGATTTGAGAGGTCTGTTGACTCAATGTGCACAGGCAATGTCAAGCTATGATACCCGAACAGCTAATGAGTTGCTATTGCGGATAAGACAACACTCTTCATCCCACGGGGATGAGACAGAGAGGTTGGCTCATTATCTTGCCAATGCCCTTGAAGCACGCCTGTCCGGCACAGGAACAGCGTCGTATACAGTGTTTGCGTCCAGCAGGATATCAGCTGCTCACATTTTGAAAGCTTACAAGGCGTTTATCACGGCATGCCCATTCAAGTTGATATCAAACATTTTTGCAAATAAGTATATCAAGAAGTTGATTACTGGAGGAGCACCAAGGACGATACATATAattgattttgggattttataTGGTTTCCAGTGGCCTTGTCTCATACAAAGTCTATCGGCCTTGAGGCATGGGGAACCTATAAAGCTCCGCATTACTGGAGTCGAACTTCCCCAGCCTGGTTTCCGGCCAGCAGAGAGGGTTGAGGATACAGGGCGTCGCCTAAAGAAGTACTGTGACAGATTTAATGTTCCTTTCGAATTTATTGCCATAGCGAAGAAGTGGGAAAGCATCACGCTTGAAGAGCTTCAGATTGACAGGAATGACGTTCTGGTGGTTAACAGTTTGTATAGACTAGGGAACATACCTGATGAGACAGTAGTACCAACCAGTCCAAGGGATGTTGTCTTAGATTTGATCAGGAGGATCCGTCCTGATATGTTCATCCACGGAGTGGTGAACGGGACTTACAACACTCCATTCTTTCTGACACGGTTCAGGGAGGCGCTTTTTCACTTCTCTACtttgtttgatatgtttgagGCTACCCTGCCCCGTGAGGATGAGGACAGAAAGCTTTTCGAGGAAGAGGTTTTTGCAAGAGATGCTATGAACGTGATTGCTTGTGAAGGAACAGAGAGGGTCGAGAGACCTGAAACGTACAAGCAGTGGCAACTTAGATGCGCGAGAGCTGGATTTAGACAGCTGCCACTTGACCAGGAGATTGTCAACTTTGTCAGCAACAAAGTGAGGCGGGAGTACCACAAGGACTTCTCAGTGGATGAAGATAGCCAGTGGATGCTGCAAGGATGGAAAGGACGTGTAGTTTACGCTCTCTCTTGTTGGAAGCCTGCTCAGCAATCGTAA